TGGAGAAGCACATTATTATTCAAAGAGTTTCAAGGAATATATACCCCAATCAAGAAACCTATAATCGATGAAAATAATGAACAAAACGCACTGTAAACAGATTTGTTTTTAAAAAAACTAAAGATAAGTGTAAATAATATTGAATTAAATAAAGTTGACAAAACAATCATTGGCACAAAATAAAGATAGTTATATCAACCATTAATCGCCGTATGTTTAATTAACATGTAACAAATAGCAATCAAGAATAATCCGGTTGAAATAATCATATTAATGATTCAATTAATTAATATAAAGCTCACTCTTATTGTTGATGACTTAATCGGAGTAATTGAAATATCTTTTAAAACACCACTTAATTTGTCATCAACTATTTGAGTCGCACCAGTCACGGCAGTTGTGATAGTTGTTATTGAAATAATTCCAAATAACAAAAACCCATCAACTAAAGCGTCTTTAGTAATTTTAGAAGCATTTGGTATATTTTCGAAACCACCTGCCATCAGTTTTCTTATTAATATGAAATAAATGAATAAATAGATTAATGGTGTTAAAAATGTGAAAAATACTTTGGATTTACTTTTAAAAAAGCAAAGGAAATTTCTTTTTAATAAAGCATTAAGTTGTGTCATTATTCTTTCTCCTTAGTCACGTTTAAGAATACTTCATCCATACTTCCTTTTAGAATTTCATAATCTTTAAGATTAGTGGAGTATTTATCAATGAATTGTTTTAAATCAATGAAATTTACGAATTTAATAAATCAAAAATTATCCTGTCTGATAGCCCCAACTTTATTCATTATTGTTTTAAAATCTGATGTTTCGTCAAATTCATGTATTTTTAAGATTGTTGTTGAATAATTAGATTTAAGTTCAAAAGGTGTGCCCTCTACCAATTTAACACCTTTCTTTATTATGATCATGTTATCGCAGTCGTTTGCCTCCTCCATATAGTGAGTAGTTAACAAAATTGTAAGATTATGATCTTTTCTAAGTTTTTTCAATATCTCTCAAACCATTTTTCGTGATGAAGGATCAAGTCCAGTGGTTGGTTCATCAAGAAACAAAATACGTGGATTGTGAACAAGCGCTCTAGCTATATCCACTCTTCTTTTTTGCCCGCCCGATAATTTACCATATGGTCTATTTTTCAATTCATTTAGTTCAAATTCACTCATGATTCTATCAACAGTTCTTTTTACGTCATTTAATTTATCTTGATACAATGAACATCTTATTACTAGATTTTCATATACTGTTAACTCGCCATCTAAAACCGATTCTTGAAAAACTATCCCTATTTTATTTCTTATTTTATCTATGTTATTTGTTAGCAAATCACCATCAATATAGATATCTCCTGAGTCTTTATTTAAAAGACCTAGAATAATATTTAATGTAGTAGTTTTACCGGCACCATTAAGTCCTATAAAACCAAATAACTCTCCTTCTTTTACCTCAAACGAAAGATTGTTTACAACTGTTAGTTTGTTAAATTTCTTAACTAAACCTTTTACTTTTATCATAGTTTTTTTGTTCATTTTCACCTCAATAATAATTATAAACATATTTTTTACGCAAAACATTTTAACTATGAGTGTCTTTTACTTAAATATATTTGATTTTCCTTTAAAATTTAGTCACTATGGGATTTTTTAAATTTTTAAAAGAAAAAGTTTTTGGCCGAAAAAAAGATAAACTGGCCGAAAAAGAACAAAAAATTGAACAATTGGAAGAACAAAAACTAATTGAATCAAAAAAACTGGAAAAATACTCGACTGGACTAAGTAATGCATCCAGTCTTGGGCGCAAAATTTTTAACCTGCAAAATAAACATAAAAAAATTAATGAAGAATTTTTCGAAGAATTAGAAGAAATTTTGATCATGTCAGACATTAATGCTTCATTGGTGTACGCAATTATAACGCATCTAAAAAATGAAGTAAGATTGCGTAATTTACACGATACTAAGGATATTGGTGAATTGACAGCCGATCAGATGTTTGTTATCTATACAAATAAAAGTGTTGTTGATACAAACCTAAACTTCAAAGATGGACGCCTTAATATTTTTGTTTTTGTTGGGGTTAACGGTTCTGGAAAAACTACTTCTGTAGCAAAGATCGCCCACAAATATATTCAAATGGGTAAAAAAGTTTTGGTTGCTGCTGCCGACACATTTAGAGCGGGGGCAGTTAGTCAATTAGATGTTTGGGCAAATCGTGCTGGCGCCGATATTGTTAAACCAG
This genomic interval from Mycoplasma miroungigenitalium contains the following:
- a CDS encoding ABC transporter permease; the encoded protein is MTQLNALLKRNFLCFFKSKSKVFFTFLTPLIYLFIYFILIRKLMAGGFENIPNASKITKDALVDGFLLFGIISITTITTAVTGATQIVDDKLSGVLKDISITPIKSSTIRVSFILINWIINMIISTGLFLIAICYMLIKHTAINGWYNYLYFVPMIVLSTLFNSILFTLIFSFFKNKSVYSAFCSLFSSIIGFLIGVYIPWNSLNNNVLLQICSVIPQTQFTNVFKYLSLANISENDINFGKEALGIDYIVLFGQKINIWICILYSGCWTVVTLTVASLYKFNINK
- a CDS encoding ABC transporter ATP-binding protein; this translates as MNKKTMIKVKGLVKKFNKLTVVNNLSFEVKEGELFGFIGLNGAGKTTTLNIILGLLNKDSGDIYIDGDLLTNNIDKIRNKIGIVFQESVLDGELTVYENLVIRCSLYQDKLNDVKRTVDRIMSEFELNELKNRPYGKLSGGQKRRVDIARALVHNPRILFLDEPTTGLDPSSRKMVWEILKKLRKDHNLTILLTTHYMEEANDCDNMIIIKKGVKLVEGTPFELKSNYSTTILKIHEFDETSDFKTIMNKVGAIRQDNFWFIKFVNFIDLKQFIDKYSTNLKDYEILKGSMDEVFLNVTKEKE
- the ftsY gene encoding signal recognition particle-docking protein FtsY, whose protein sequence is MGFFKFLKEKVFGRKKDKLAEKEQKIEQLEEQKLIESKKLEKYSTGLSNASSLGRKIFNLQNKHKKINEEFFEELEEILIMSDINASLVYAIITHLKNEVRLRNLHDTKDIGELTADQMFVIYTNKSVVDTNLNFKDGRLNIFVFVGVNGSGKTTSVAKIAHKYIQMGKKVLVAAADTFRAGAVSQLDVWANRAGADIVKPAKEGVDPSSVVFDSLKKAKEENYDLLLIDTAGRLQNKINLMKELEKMYGIITRFQDDAPHECLLVLDATTGQNGVSQARHFKEAANPTGIILTKMDGTSKGGIVLSIKDEFDLNVKYIGLGECLDDLEQFDLEKFIYTMTKDLMVENE